In Heteronotia binoei isolate CCM8104 ecotype False Entrance Well chromosome 5, APGP_CSIRO_Hbin_v1, whole genome shotgun sequence, the DNA window CAAGTCCTAAATGTGTTATTGGCCAGAGTGGGTATCAATCGATGGGTTGGCATAACTTGGGAATCAAGAAGAGTAggattttataccctgcttttctctaccttaaggcgTCTCAAAGCAGCTTTGATACGCCTTAAGGTAGAgatagtaaaggtaaaggcagtcccctgtgcaagcaccagtcgtttccaactctggggtgacattgcatcacgacattttcacggcagactttttaaaggggtgatttgccactgccttccccagtcatctacacttccccccagcaagctgggtactcattttaccaacctccgatggatggaaggctgagtcaaccttgagccagctacctgaacccagcttccatcgggatcgaactcaggccatgaaCAGAGAACTctgactgcagtaccgcagccttatcactctgcgtcacggggctgcAAGGTAGAGATAAACTGGGTATAAAAGCCAATTTTTCTTATCAGTCATTTATTGCAAATGCCTCTCAGTGATTCTCAGTATAATCCATTCATCTAAGCAATGCTTTTGCTATCGCTTTAAAGACAATCAGGAATTGGGAAAAGTTTAGGATTAggtttttggtagcaggaagtaGAAGGTAGGCTCATGAAAATTAAAAAGTTTGAAGGCAGAAAAATAAGTCCGGCTCCTAAAGCTGAAGAAACTTGGTCAAGCACAGTTCTCCACCCCACTCCCTTTCCCAGAGCAGGTATTTCCTCAGGGCCACTGAAGCTATTGCTGCTCTAAAAACAGAAACATGGTTTGAGAAGGAACCCACATTCAGGTTTCAGGCCTAGAAGTTAGCACCAGTTACCTATGTACTAgggcagaggttcccaacccccggtccgtggtctgttagcaactgggctgtgagttgtataattatttcattatatgttgttgttgttgttcagctgcacagttgagtccgactttttgcaaccccatggaccaagtcacgccaggcctttgtgtcttccaccatcctccgaagtctgctcaatagcgctgtccagccatctcatcttttgccgtccccttcttttgccttctgtctttcccagcatcaggatcttctccagtgagtgctcccttctcatttggtggccaaagtatttgagcttcagcatctgaccttccagggaacagtctgggttgatttcccttaggactgatttgatcttcttgcagtccaagggactctcaagattcttctccagcaccacatctcaaaagcatctattcttctgcgctcgaccttccttatggtccagctctcactgccatacattactactgcgaataccatcgctttgactatacggacttttgttggcagggtgatgtctctactttttattacactgcccaggttcaccatagctgtcctcccaaggagcaatatatatttcattatatattacaatgtaataataataataataataataagacattggatttatatcctgccctccactccgaatctcagagtggcttacaatctcctttatcttcctcctccacaacagacactctgtgaggtgggtggggtttagagagctttctcagaagctgccctgcaagagctatggctgacccaaggccattccagcagctgcaagtggaggaggggggaatcaaacccagttctcccagataagagtctgcacacgtaacgatcacaccaaaataaagtgcacaattgtattatcctaAAACTattacccccaccccctgctggtccatggaaaaattgtcttccacaaaaccggtccctggtgccaaaaaggttggggaccgctgtacTAGGGGGTTCCCCCCTCCTATCAATGGTgatttctgctgctgcttctttttttctttttttaaaggacaatTCAAAAGCATTACCTTTGTTATATCCTCAACAATCAAAAAAAGAGTTTGACACATAACCAATCCAGGACCAAACATGTACCAGCAAAGTTCTGAGATTTCTGTACttatcaatacattacaaatttctTGCAAGAAGGGTTTCACCCCAGAGGCACACGATTTATTCTTCAAAGCAATTCTATTAGGTataccagcctcagaaagggacTGGCcaagtgtggatttgaacccagatccccGTAGCTGTAGCCCAACACTCTGGCTCTTGAACACACGGATCAGATGTGGTGGAAGGTGCCTGGCTGAAGCAAGAGGATTTATTGCAACAgttttgcagtttttaaaaacacataacACACTTGCAATGGACTGTTGTTTTAAACATTTCCTTATCTCTGGCCATTAAAACCCAGAATAAGGTATTTTActtctccctcctgctgctgAGTGGAAGAATCAAGGGGAATTCCCACAACTCCAAGAATACTCATTCAGTTCCAAGATATTGGATGTTGTCTGGAACTTCTTTGAATTTGCTGAGTTTTCCTTTCACTATGAATGTAATCCCAGTGATGAGACCCCCAAAAGCTCACAGCAGCTctgaagaccatagatttataccccgcccttctctatgTATCAGAGTCccaaagcgacttacaatctcctttatcttcttcccccacaactgacaccctgtggggtgggtacggctgagagagctctcccagaagctgccctttcaaggacaaactctgcgagagctatggctaatccaagccataccagcagctgcaagtggaggagcagggaatcaaacccagttctcccagataagagtctgcacacttaaccaccacaccaaactggctctctcactctCGACAGTAAGGATGCCCCTGGGGCCGCTTTGCCATGCAGAACCCTTGTAAATTAAGGAACCCTTTGTAAATTTAGAAAGTCTTATGCCAGTCACAGACAGGCTGCAGTTATCTACTGTCCTAAACTTACCTacttcttcacaggacttggaaAACAGAAATGTTTTCCTCAGTTTTGCAGATGTCAGAAAgggttaagaatataagaagagcactgctggatcagaccagtccatccaggccagcatcctttctcacacagtggccaaccagtttctctggaggattAATAAAAGGTCAGTGAGGCCAAGTCCttcacctgatgttgcctcctggcactgtcGTTCAcaagctgactgcctctgaacatggaagttctctTTAGTCTCTATGACCAGTAGCTACCAATAGTCATGAATCCATGAATctatccatgaatctatctaatccccctttaaagctattgcctgtgaccatcactacatccctcTAGCGGTGAATTCCATATTTCAATCACTCGCTGTATAAAAtattttccttttgtccaccctagATCTACTGTCCATccgtttcattggatgccctcaagttctactaTTTGGGGAGGAGAAAAGTTATCTTTGTCAATTCTTTCCACCCCCATGCACAATTTTATAACCTTCTATCGTGTTGCCCCATAGTTGTTTCTTCTCTACAAACAAAAGTTCTAAATGCTTCAGTCTTGcctcataggaaaagtgctccaccTTGGCAGATAGCCTTAAGTGGTGAACTTCACAGAAAAGGAAAACCATGGCAAAGGCACTTCTTTGTGTAACAATTTTCTGAGCCCTTGACCTGGGCAACTGAAGAGCCTCATTGTAAATTCCTTGATGCTTAAGGAGAGCGGAGTTGGTCTTCAATTTCCTTCCACCCTTAAAGCACATCTTTCCTGTCTTCCCTCTGAGGCTTCATTCATgactaaagctctttccacagtctgagaatGTATACTTTTTCTCCTCAGTCTGaatatatttatttttctttctgtagTTATAGTCATAAGTTTTTGTGCACGTGCAAACTTTTTCCAATGTTTCATACAGTTTCAACCCTTTGTGGAGTCTGTGGCTGTCTTTAAGGTGTGAAATAGCAGAAAAGCTCTTGTTACAGGCCTATGAATCTATGCTGTTtcttgtgtgaattctttgatgatgTTGAAGGCTTGATTTTTGAATGAATCTCTTtctgcactctgagcattcaaaaggtttctcccccgtgtggactCTTTGATGCCGCTGGACATCGCTGCACCGACTGAacctctttccgcactctgagcatttatatggcttctcccctgaatGGATTCTTTGGTGTTGAATAAGGTTGGTTCGCTGCGAGAAGCTCTTGCCACACTCGGAGCAGCCAAACGGTTTCTCGCCTGTGTGGATTCGGTAATGTCTAAGGAGTTCTGCCCTGCAAAGGAAGCTTTTCCCGCAGTCCGAGCATTTATGGATCTTTTTCCCACTGTGTACTCGCAAATGAATATTATATTGGGTTTGATCGGAAAAGctcattccacactccaagcacttgTATGTTTCCTCCACTATGTGAATTATTTCACTGCAATCCCCTGCATTCACTGCAATCGCCTGCTCATCCCTCTTCTTGACAATGTGGCTTTCCGCCTTCCTCTTAGATTCATCGTGATTCCTGATGTTTCCTTTCAGATCTTGAGGCTTGGCTTTATCTGGGGAGAACCGATGCAGTTCCTCATGTTCCTTATTCTCCTGATCATCACCTGTggagataaagaagaagatattggatttatattcctccctccactctgaagagtcttagagcggctcacaatctcctttatcttctccccccacaacagacaccctgtgaggtgggtgaggctgagagggctctcacagcagctaccctttcaagcacaacctgtgcaagagctatggctgacccaaggccatcccagcagctgcaactggaggagcggggaatcaaacccggttctcccagataagagtccgcacacaaccactgcaccaaactgaaagATCCCATTAGAACCCACCCAAGGAAGTCTGATATGCATTTGAATTTCCATCCACATTGCAGTCAGTTCCTGTGCTACATTCAGGGGTtttatggtagaaaaagcccagcaggaactcatttgcatactaggccacaccccctgatgtcaccattgctttgctattttttgtagaaaaagtccaacaggaactcatttgcaaatcagGCCACCCGCccaatgccaccattgttttgcactgggcttgttttgtagaaaaaggaactcatcaggccacaccccctgacaccaagccagccagaactgtgttcctatttgctcctgctcaaaaaaagccctggctacatttaaaaaaaggtaaagatagtcccctgtgcaagcaccagtcgtttccgactctggggtgacgtcacatcacaacattttcacggcagactttttgcggggtggtttgccattgccttccccagtcatctacactttcccccaagcaagctgggctACATTAAATGTATGTTAAAGCCACTGCATCAGAGAAGACCATTCCACATGGCTGAGGTTTTTTGTGAGTCTTCCCACCTGTGTAAATTCTTTGATGAGAAGTAAGCGCCATTCTCTGACTGAAGCTCCTTCCATCCTCCAAGCAactgtacagtttctcccctgaTGCAATTCGTTCCTGCAAGATAATGTTTCTGCTTTGACTAAAGGTTTTTCCAAACAACAcactttcattttctttttccgtGTAGTGGATTCTTGGGTTAGCAAGGAGACCTTTATTCCTTCCCTTTTCAGTTGGACTTTCTTCTTGGACTGGGACTTCACAGAAGCCTCCTCCTAGGCTAGGCATGGGTTTGCCCCTCTTCTTGTCCGTGCCAGTTACCTCCTTCCTCTTGATTCCATCTGGATCCCTGAAGGACAACCCCTCTAATTCCCTGGCTGACTCGCCTATACTTCCTGCTGGTAGAAAGACAGAGATCCAATGAGCAGCCACGCAAGAAACCAAGTCTCAAATCTGTCACTCCTGTTTCCTGGCCTGCATTTTTATTCCTCCCTCAAAACTTCCATCTCGTTACCCCTTTTTCTCACCTGGTTttatcctctccctcccctcccccaaaatccccaaatGTACTTTAAAGGGGAAATGGGGTAAAGATTGATTCCCTACAATTTGTATCTGGCCTGCCATGTATATCTTTTGCTTTTCTGTGATGGATAGTgaagttaaaaaaacaaaacaacttcaTGTAAGAACATACGagcagtcatgttggatcaggccattggcccatccagtccaatactctgtgtcacacagtggcaaaaaggaaaactccaggtgccatcaggaggtccaccagtgaggccaggacactataatccctcccactgtgccctccccaagcaccaagaacacagagcatcactgccccagacagagagttccaacaatacgctgtggctaatagccactggtggaccagacagagagttccaacaatacgctgtggctaatagccactggtggacctctgctccagatatttatccaatcccctcatgaagctgtctatgcttgtagctgccaccacttcccgtgacactgaattccatgtgttcatcaccctttgggcgaagaatgTAAAATCATGTCCTATGACTGAAGACTTTTGTGATAGTTGGTTTTCAGCATCTAAAAATAAGGAAG includes these proteins:
- the LOC132571213 gene encoding LOW QUALITY PROTEIN: zinc finger protein 397-like (The sequence of the model RefSeq protein was modified relative to this genomic sequence to represent the inferred CDS: deleted 2 bases in 1 codon); this translates as MKQFLETRPGDLMHQQAGEGSLSLARWEAQWQEFLRTVENPHSGWGIPPLPEKPSAWEDAKAFLASFEQVAEACQWPKEDWVNRLLPALSGKAEKAFSSLDARDREDYGKVKAVILREEALSREKQRQQFRHFCYQEADGPRGAYTKLREMCRGWLRVENHSKEQILELLILEQLMSILPQEIQSQVRESSPESCSQVVALAEEFLLRQKEQVPLEELAGSISEAGQAPSEREWRPLPMEVKEEEDGEACLLAGSIGESARELEGLSFRDPDGIKRKEVTGTDKKRGKPMPSLGGGFCEVPVQEESPTEKGRNKGLLANPRIHYTEKENESVLFGKTFSQSRNIILQERIASGEKLYSCLEDGRSFSQRMALTSHQRIYTGDDQENKEHEELHRFSPDKAKPQDLKGNIRNHDESKRKAESHIVKKRDEQAIAVNAGDCSEIIHIVEETYKCLECGMSFSDQTQYNIHLRVHSGKKIHKCSDCGKSFLCRAELLRHYRIHTGEKPFGCSECGKSFSQRTNLIQHQRIHSGEKPYKCSECGKRFSRCSDVQRHQRVHTGEKPFECSEQKEIHSKIKPSTSSKNSHKKQHRFIGL